In a single window of the Flavobacterium sp. W4I14 genome:
- a CDS encoding preprotein translocase subunit SecE (product_source=KO:K03073; cath_funfam=1.20.5.1030; cog=COG0690; ko=KO:K03073; pfam=PF00584; tigrfam=TIGR00964; transmembrane_helix_parts=Inside_1_24,TMhelix_25_47,Outside_48_65) — protein sequence MAKVVEFIKESYDEMTQKVTWPTWGELQSSAILVLVASLIIALVIFAMDKGSTFVLDTFYKSLSN from the coding sequence ATGGCTAAAGTAGTTGAGTTTATAAAAGAATCGTACGATGAAATGACCCAGAAGGTTACATGGCCTACTTGGGGTGAACTGCAAAGTTCTGCAATTCTTGTATTAGTGGCTTCTTTAATTATTGCATTGGTTATTTTTGCAATGGATAAAGGATCGACATTTGTGTTAGATACTTTTTATAAATCACTTTCTAATTAA
- a CDS encoding elongation factor Tu (product_source=KO:K02358; cath_funfam=2.40.30.10,3.40.50.300; cog=COG0050; ko=KO:K02358; pfam=PF00009,PF03143,PF03144; superfamily=50465,52540; tigrfam=TIGR00485): MAKEKFDRSKPHLNIGTIGHVDHGKTTLTAAITKVLADAGLSEARSFDSIDSAPEEKERGITINTAHVEYSTANRHYAHVDCPGHADYVKNMVTGAAQMDGAIIVVAATDGPMPQTREHILLARQVGVPSLVVFMNKVDMVDDPELLELVEMEVRELLSFYDFPGDDIPVIQGSALGGLNGDAKWVAKIMELMDAVDSYIPIPPRLTDLPFLMPVEDVFSITGRGTVATGRIERGVINSGDPVEILGMGAENLKSTVTGVEMFRKILDYGEAGDNVGLLLRGIEKTDIRRGMVICKPGSVTPHTDFKAEIYVLSKAEGGRHTPFFNKYRPQFYFRTTDVTGEISLAEGTEMVMPGDNVTITVKLINAIAMEKGLRFAIREGGRTVGAGQVTEILK; the protein is encoded by the coding sequence ATGGCAAAAGAAAAATTTGACCGTAGTAAACCGCACTTAAACATCGGTACAATCGGTCACGTCGATCACGGTAAAACAACTTTAACAGCAGCTATTACAAAAGTTTTAGCTGATGCAGGTTTATCTGAGGCACGTTCATTCGATTCAATTGACTCAGCTCCTGAGGAAAAAGAAAGAGGTATTACAATTAATACTGCGCACGTTGAGTATTCAACTGCAAACCGTCACTACGCACACGTAGATTGTCCAGGTCACGCGGATTATGTTAAAAACATGGTTACAGGTGCGGCTCAAATGGATGGTGCTATTATCGTTGTTGCTGCTACTGATGGTCCAATGCCACAAACTCGTGAGCACATCTTATTGGCTCGTCAGGTTGGTGTACCTTCATTGGTTGTATTCATGAACAAAGTGGATATGGTTGATGATCCTGAATTATTAGAATTAGTAGAAATGGAAGTTCGTGAATTATTATCGTTCTATGATTTCCCTGGTGATGATATTCCTGTTATTCAAGGTTCTGCTTTAGGTGGTTTGAACGGAGATGCTAAATGGGTAGCAAAAATTATGGAATTAATGGATGCTGTTGATAGCTACATTCCAATTCCTCCACGTTTAACTGATCTCCCATTCTTAATGCCTGTTGAAGATGTATTCTCGATCACTGGTCGTGGTACTGTAGCAACTGGTCGTATCGAGCGTGGTGTAATCAACTCTGGAGATCCAGTTGAAATCTTAGGTATGGGTGCTGAGAACTTAAAATCTACAGTAACTGGTGTTGAGATGTTCCGTAAGATCTTAGATTATGGTGAAGCTGGTGATAACGTAGGTTTATTGTTACGTGGTATTGAGAAAACTGATATCCGTCGTGGTATGGTAATCTGTAAACCAGGTTCAGTAACTCCTCACACTGATTTCAAAGCTGAGATCTATGTATTATCAAAAGCAGAAGGTGGTCGTCACACTCCATTCTTCAACAAATACCGTCCTCAATTCTATTTCCGTACCACAGACGTTACTGGTGAGATTTCACTAGCTGAAGGTACTGAGATGGTAATGCCAGGTGATAACGTTACAATCACTGTAAAGTTGATCAACGCTATCGCAATGGAAAAAGGTCTACGTTTCGCTATCCGTGAAGGTGGTAGAACAGTAGGTGCTGGTCAGGTAACTGAAATTTTAAAATAA
- a CDS encoding putative sigma-54 modulation protein (product_source=KO:K05808; cath_funfam=3.30.160.100; cog=COG1544; ko=KO:K05808; pfam=PF02482; smart=SM00502; superfamily=69754; tigrfam=TIGR00741), which produces MKIGVQSIHFSADSKLLDFIQKKANKLDQFFDQIISGEVYLKLENVEDEANKISEIKLIVPGGTLFAKEQCKSFEEATDLAIESLRKQITKHKDKTRAKLSEHKAILSESEAADY; this is translated from the coding sequence ATGAAAATCGGAGTTCAATCAATCCACTTCAGTGCAGACAGTAAGTTGTTAGATTTTATACAAAAAAAAGCAAATAAGCTAGATCAGTTTTTCGACCAGATCATTAGCGGAGAAGTGTATTTAAAGTTAGAAAACGTAGAGGATGAGGCCAATAAAATTAGTGAGATAAAACTCATTGTGCCGGGAGGTACCCTCTTCGCTAAAGAACAATGTAAATCATTCGAAGAAGCCACAGATCTGGCAATTGAGTCATTAAGAAAGCAGATCACTAAACATAAAGATAAAACACGCGCAAAATTAAGTGAGCATAAAGCAATTTTAAGCGAAAGCGAAGCTGCTGATTACTAA
- a CDS encoding integrase/recombinase XerC (product_source=KO:K03733; cath_funfam=1.10.150.130,1.10.443.10; cog=COG4974; ko=KO:K03733; pfam=PF00589,PF02899; superfamily=56349) produces MLLKSFITYLTHEKRYSQHTITSYQTDLDQFEEYINITFELNFLEVKHIHLRGYMVDLMEKKVSEQTINRKISTLRSFYKFLQRSGKIEQNPTILIKAPKIPKRLPVFVDSQKMDYLLDSEHYFNESFPSVRDHLVIELLFGTGMRLTELLQLKDTDIDIYSGTIKVLGKRNKERIIPVNKQLINQVNTYIELKKLQNFNNNLLILIVTNTGAAAYPKLIYRIVTSYLNHVSTNEKKSPHVLRHSYATSLLNAGADLNAIKELLGHASLAATQVYTHNSIERLKTIYKQAHPKA; encoded by the coding sequence ATGTTGCTAAAAAGTTTTATAACCTATTTAACTCACGAGAAGCGCTATTCTCAGCACACCATTACCTCTTATCAAACAGATTTAGATCAGTTTGAAGAGTATATCAATATTACATTCGAGCTAAACTTTTTAGAAGTTAAGCATATTCACCTAAGGGGCTATATGGTAGATCTGATGGAGAAGAAAGTATCAGAACAGACCATCAATAGAAAAATTTCGACATTAAGGAGCTTTTATAAATTTTTGCAGCGAAGCGGAAAGATTGAACAAAATCCTACCATTTTAATTAAAGCGCCAAAAATACCTAAAAGACTACCCGTATTTGTTGATTCGCAAAAGATGGATTATTTGCTTGATTCCGAACATTATTTTAACGAAAGTTTCCCATCCGTTCGCGATCATCTGGTAATCGAATTGCTTTTTGGTACCGGCATGCGCTTAACAGAGCTACTCCAGCTAAAAGATACAGATATTGATATTTATTCGGGAACAATAAAGGTATTGGGTAAAAGAAATAAAGAACGGATTATTCCTGTAAATAAACAGCTTATTAATCAGGTGAATACCTATATTGAGCTAAAAAAGTTGCAAAACTTTAATAACAATTTGCTTATCTTAATCGTTACCAATACAGGTGCAGCGGCATATCCAAAGTTAATATACCGTATTGTTACCTCATACCTAAACCACGTATCAACCAATGAGAAGAAAAGTCCCCACGTGCTTCGGCATAGTTATGCAACAAGCCTGCTAAATGCAGGAGCAGATCTAAATGCAATTAAAGAACTTTTGGGTCACGCCAGCTTAGCGGCAACCCAGGTTTACACCCACAATTCAATCGAAAGATTAAAAACAATTTATAAACAAGCCCATCCAAAGGCGTAA
- a CDS encoding small subunit ribosomal protein S21 (product_source=KO:K02970; cath_funfam=1.20.5.1150; cog=COG0828; ko=KO:K02970; pfam=PF01165; tigrfam=TIGR00030) yields the protein MIIINIKDGESLDKALKRFKKKFEKTGVLRELRSRQAYEKKSVARRTEIKHAVYIQNMNLDTTS from the coding sequence ATGATCATTATCAACATTAAAGACGGCGAATCATTAGATAAAGCCCTTAAACGTTTCAAGAAAAAGTTTGAAAAAACTGGTGTATTGAGAGAACTACGTAGTCGCCAAGCATACGAGAAAAAATCCGTTGCTCGCCGTACTGAAATTAAACATGCTGTTTACATTCAGAATATGAATCTAGATACAACTTCTTAG
- a CDS encoding hypothetical protein (product_source=Hypo-rule applied; transmembrane_helix_parts=Inside_1_6,TMhelix_7_29,Outside_30_128) — protein sequence MTTGKKVGSIITVIVVILLAAICYYRYFFVFGEGVKAGELNYVVKKGYLFKTYEGKLIQSGVKSRQAGTLQNNEFEFSIASKEIADKMMANSGKFYELHYKEYKNTLPWRGFSVYVVDSILTTKDIPQ from the coding sequence ATGACAACAGGCAAAAAAGTAGGCTCAATTATCACGGTTATAGTCGTTATTTTACTCGCAGCAATCTGCTATTACCGGTATTTCTTTGTTTTTGGCGAAGGCGTTAAAGCCGGCGAATTAAATTATGTAGTAAAGAAAGGCTATCTGTTTAAAACCTACGAAGGGAAATTGATCCAGAGTGGGGTAAAATCCAGACAAGCGGGAACATTACAAAATAATGAGTTTGAGTTTTCTATTGCAAGTAAAGAAATTGCAGATAAAATGATGGCCAATAGTGGCAAATTTTACGAACTCCACTATAAAGAATATAAAAATACCCTGCCTTGGCGCGGATTTAGCGTTTATGTAGTAGATAGCATTTTAACCACTAAAGATATACCGCAATAA
- a CDS encoding hypothetical protein (product_source=Hypo-rule applied; pfam=PF20106), translating to MAKYSEKAGEKVEKTMHEMKEGKLKSGSGKKVTSKKQAVAIGLSEARKEGAKVPKKG from the coding sequence ATGGCAAAGTATTCAGAAAAAGCTGGTGAAAAAGTAGAAAAAACCATGCACGAAATGAAAGAAGGTAAGCTTAAAAGCGGATCAGGTAAAAAAGTGACTTCTAAAAAGCAGGCAGTTGCTATCGGATTATCGGAAGCCAGGAAAGAAGGAGCGAAGGTGCCGAAGAAAGGTTAA
- a CDS encoding alkylation response protein AidB-like acyl-CoA dehydrogenase (product_source=COG1960; cath_funfam=1.20.140.10,2.40.110.10; cog=COG1960; pfam=PF00441,PF02770; superfamily=47203), translating into MMTTAVEDGDDYIINGAKNWITHGKSGDIAVVMVRTGEQGSSKGISAIVVERGTPGFTAGKKENKLGMRASETTEMIFDNCRVPKANLLGDVGEGFKQAMKVLDGGRISIAALALGIAKGAFDAAVAYSKQRQQFGQPIASFQAISFKLADMATEIEAAELLIRQAADLKNRHLPMTKESAMAKYFASEVSVRVATEAVQIFGGYGYTKDFPVEKFYRDSKLCTIGEGTSEIQKIVIAREVLSR; encoded by the coding sequence ATGATGACCACCGCTGTTGAAGATGGTGATGACTATATTATAAATGGTGCAAAAAATTGGATTACCCATGGTAAAAGCGGCGATATTGCGGTTGTTATGGTGAGAACCGGGGAACAGGGAAGCTCGAAAGGGATTTCGGCCATTGTGGTAGAGCGTGGTACACCTGGTTTTACGGCGGGCAAAAAAGAAAATAAATTAGGCATGCGTGCATCAGAAACCACAGAAATGATTTTTGACAACTGCCGCGTACCAAAGGCTAATTTATTGGGGGATGTTGGTGAAGGTTTTAAACAGGCGATGAAAGTTTTAGATGGTGGAAGGATTTCTATTGCTGCATTGGCTTTAGGTATTGCAAAAGGTGCTTTTGATGCTGCGGTAGCTTATTCAAAACAACGCCAGCAATTTGGTCAGCCCATTGCCAGCTTTCAGGCCATTAGTTTTAAACTGGCTGATATGGCTACCGAAATTGAAGCAGCCGAATTATTGATCCGGCAGGCAGCAGATTTAAAGAACAGGCATTTGCCTATGACAAAAGAATCGGCCATGGCAAAATATTTTGCCTCAGAGGTTTCGGTAAGGGTAGCAACAGAAGCTGTTCAGATATTTGGCGGTTATGGTTATACCAAAGATTTTCCGGTAGAAAAATTTTATCGCGATAGTAAATTATGTACAATAGGCGAAGGAACGTCTGAAATACAGAAAATTGTAATTGCCAGAGAAGTATTATCAAGGTAG
- a CDS encoding alkylation response protein AidB-like acyl-CoA dehydrogenase (product_source=COG1960; cath_funfam=1.10.540.10; cog=COG1960; pfam=PF02771; superfamily=56645), with protein sequence MSVSFDFSETETQQSVKAMVRDFAEKNIRPHIMEWDEAQHFPVELFKQLGELGLMGVLVPEEHGGSGLGYQEYVDVIVEVARVCGSIGLSLAAHNSLCTAAYSGLCQCRTKAKVVTKAG encoded by the coding sequence ATGAGCGTAAGCTTCGATTTTTCAGAAACAGAAACTCAGCAGAGTGTAAAGGCCATGGTCCGCGATTTTGCAGAGAAAAACATCCGTCCACATATAATGGAATGGGATGAGGCACAGCATTTTCCTGTCGAATTGTTTAAACAGCTCGGCGAATTAGGTTTAATGGGCGTTTTGGTTCCCGAAGAACATGGAGGCTCTGGATTGGGCTATCAGGAATATGTTGATGTAATTGTAGAAGTGGCCCGGGTTTGTGGTTCAATCGGCTTATCACTGGCTGCACACAACTCTTTATGTACCGCGGCATATTCTGGCCTTTGCCAATGCAGAACAAAAGCAAAGGTGGTTACCAAAGCTGGCTAG
- a CDS encoding hypothetical protein (product_source=Hypo-rule applied), which yields MAMDVYIQFFAKHLLKMDSLKLCRQLTPILTQNRKYIIFNLVVFFFWKSDTEAFGVIQPCSPLYFVTLHVRSDQV from the coding sequence ATGGCAATGGATGTATACATTCAGTTTTTCGCAAAACATTTGTTGAAAATGGATTCTCTTAAACTTTGCAGACAATTAACTCCTATACTAACCCAGAACAGGAAATACATAATTTTTAACTTGGTTGTCTTTTTTTTTTGGAAATCAGATACAGAAGCGTTTGGTGTTATTCAGCCCTGCTCTCCACTTTATTTCGTTACACTTCATGTTCGTTCCGATCAGGTTTAG
- a CDS encoding competence protein ComEA (product_source=KO:K02237; cath_funfam=1.10.150.280; cog=COG1555; ko=KO:K02237; pfam=PF12836; smart=SM00246; superfamily=47781; transmembrane_helix_parts=Inside_1_16,TMhelix_17_39,Outside_40_299), with translation MKIWLNKNFGVSKSEFNGLLFLVFIIIVIKATPIIYSYYRPVSNDGPNLLAQIQKITITDQVYANTIRDRIENSNPEKTVKLFKFNPNTLDAQGWQTLGLSPKQAQSVVNYTAKGGKFYKAEDLQKMYTISPEMYKKISPYVNIPDQPINSSRKYVPFDKKEYAKKTLVIVDINKADSAQLDEIKGIGGTFALRIIKYRERLGGFYKKEQLLEVYGLDSNKYAEIKDQIEISNAPLKTININTATFDDLKRNPYLSYKQINAIIQYRKQHGNYANPSDLKKIIILNQEVIDKITPYISF, from the coding sequence ATGAAAATTTGGCTCAACAAAAATTTTGGTGTTAGCAAAAGTGAATTTAATGGATTGCTATTTCTAGTTTTTATCATTATTGTAATTAAGGCTACACCTATTATATATAGCTATTATCGGCCCGTTTCAAATGATGGCCCAAATCTTTTAGCACAAATTCAGAAGATAACCATAACAGATCAGGTATATGCAAATACCATTCGTGATCGGATTGAAAATTCAAATCCCGAAAAAACAGTTAAACTTTTCAAATTCAATCCCAACACTTTAGATGCACAGGGTTGGCAAACTCTAGGTTTATCACCAAAACAGGCACAATCGGTTGTGAATTATACTGCTAAGGGTGGTAAGTTTTACAAAGCCGAAGATCTTCAGAAAATGTATACCATTTCACCAGAAATGTATAAAAAGATATCGCCCTATGTTAACATACCCGATCAACCCATCAACTCCTCAAGAAAATATGTTCCTTTCGACAAAAAGGAATACGCTAAAAAAACTTTAGTAATCGTCGATATCAATAAGGCCGATTCTGCACAGTTGGATGAGATAAAAGGTATTGGTGGAACTTTTGCGCTTAGGATTATTAAATACCGTGAACGTTTAGGTGGTTTTTACAAGAAAGAGCAGCTTCTCGAAGTTTATGGATTAGATTCTAATAAATATGCCGAAATTAAAGATCAGATTGAAATCAGTAATGCGCCATTAAAAACAATAAATATAAATACAGCAACGTTTGATGATTTAAAGCGCAATCCATACCTTTCTTACAAGCAGATTAATGCCATTATCCAATACCGCAAACAGCATGGCAATTATGCTAATCCATCCGATTTAAAAAAGATCATCATTTTAAACCAAGAGGTCATCGATAAGATTACGCCTTATATTTCCTTTTAG
- a CDS encoding putative hemolysin (product_source=COG3176; cath_funfam=3.40.630.30,3.80.10.10; cog=COG3176; pfam=PF13444,PF19576; smart=SM00563; superfamily=55729), with protein MKIITTSEFAKATKIDKLGVPGLAGLMMEIMKLNDINDVFAQNQHFKGLEFVDKILETIGVSIEFDDDDLNCIPKTGPFIAIANHPYGGVEGLALVKLLCTVRPDAKVMVNFILKKIPNLDEFFVAVNPFENVQHTSSISGLKTTFDLLRNGTPIGIFPAGEVSTFKLDAQQVTDRMWHPVVGKLIAKAKVPVVPIYFHGNNGVFFNILSFIHPTLRTAKLPSEFLNKHGRTIKVRIGKPIAVSEISHMNSSNKLMDFLRARTYALGIGLDTEKKLFNPLNLFKIKKKPVEVIEETSRVLIKNEVALLEDFKVWTEKNYEVYIVPTLKIPNILREIGRLREITFREVGEGTNKKIDLDNYDIYYNHLFIWDKDLENIVGAYRIGKGDEILESMGRRGFYLSELFKMKDQFYPMLRQGIELGRSWIRKEYQGKPLPLFLLWKGILKYLIDNPQYRYMFGPVSISNNFSKFSKALIVDYITKNHFDYEMAKYVKPRNKFKADLLPISTDTLVDSSESFKDLDSIIGDIENSHIKIPVLLRQYMNLNAKIISFNIDPKFSDCLDGFLVVDTHNIPPEMLEKLGKNL; from the coding sequence ATGAAGATCATAACTACATCTGAGTTTGCAAAAGCAACAAAGATAGATAAGCTAGGTGTACCAGGTTTAGCGGGTTTGATGATGGAGATCATGAAACTGAACGACATTAATGATGTATTCGCTCAAAATCAACACTTTAAAGGTTTAGAGTTTGTAGATAAGATACTGGAAACCATTGGCGTTTCTATCGAATTTGACGATGATGATTTAAATTGTATTCCGAAAACAGGACCATTTATTGCCATTGCAAACCATCCTTATGGAGGTGTAGAAGGTTTAGCTTTGGTTAAACTTTTGTGTACGGTTAGGCCAGATGCCAAGGTGATGGTGAACTTCATTTTGAAAAAAATACCAAACCTTGATGAATTTTTTGTCGCTGTTAACCCTTTCGAAAACGTTCAACATACATCGAGCATTAGTGGTTTAAAAACTACTTTCGACTTACTTAGGAATGGAACACCGATTGGTATTTTCCCTGCAGGAGAGGTTTCTACCTTTAAATTAGATGCCCAACAGGTAACCGACAGAATGTGGCATCCTGTTGTTGGAAAACTGATTGCTAAAGCAAAAGTACCCGTTGTACCTATTTATTTTCACGGTAATAACGGTGTTTTCTTTAATATTTTAAGCTTCATCCACCCTACCCTGCGTACGGCAAAATTACCTTCAGAGTTTCTAAATAAACATGGGCGCACCATTAAGGTACGGATTGGCAAACCAATAGCCGTATCTGAAATTTCGCACATGAACAGCAGCAATAAACTGATGGACTTTTTAAGGGCCCGTACATATGCACTTGGTATTGGCTTAGATACAGAGAAAAAACTCTTTAATCCACTGAACTTATTCAAAATCAAAAAGAAACCTGTTGAGGTAATTGAAGAAACTTCGAGGGTTTTAATTAAGAATGAGGTAGCGCTTTTGGAGGATTTTAAAGTTTGGACGGAAAAAAATTACGAAGTATACATTGTTCCAACGTTAAAAATCCCTAATATTTTAAGAGAAATTGGCCGTTTGCGTGAAATTACTTTCCGAGAGGTTGGCGAAGGAACCAACAAAAAAATCGATCTTGATAATTACGACATTTACTATAATCACTTATTTATATGGGATAAGGATTTAGAAAATATTGTGGGTGCTTACCGGATTGGTAAAGGAGATGAAATTTTAGAAAGCATGGGCCGTCGCGGTTTCTATCTTTCTGAACTTTTTAAAATGAAAGACCAGTTCTACCCAATGTTGAGACAGGGGATAGAGCTGGGCAGATCGTGGATCAGAAAAGAATACCAGGGTAAACCACTTCCATTATTTTTGCTTTGGAAAGGAATTTTAAAATACCTGATCGATAACCCACAGTACCGTTATATGTTCGGACCAGTGAGCATTAGCAACAACTTCTCTAAATTTAGCAAGGCCTTAATTGTAGATTACATTACCAAAAACCATTTCGATTATGAGATGGCAAAATATGTAAAGCCAAGAAACAAGTTTAAAGCCGATCTTTTACCAATTTCTACAGATACATTGGTTGATAGCAGCGAGTCTTTTAAAGATCTGGACAGCATTATCGGAGATATTGAAAATTCACACATTAAGATTCCAGTATTGTTGAGGCAGTATATGAACCTGAATGCGAAGATTATTTCATTCAATATCGATCCTAAATTTTCTGATTGTTTAGATGGCTTCTTAGTGGTTGATACGCATAATATTCCACCAGAAATGCTCGAAAAGCTCGGCAAGAATCTATAA
- a CDS encoding putative hemolysin (product_source=COG3176; cog=COG3176; pfam=PF19576; smart=SM00563; superfamily=69593), giving the protein MTVISKENFSKATGICNIPIPGLASFLMRFLKINDFNVMIGDANTLEGEKFANHILNVLGVTIQISDEDLANIPKEGAFIAIANHPYGAIESLALLSTLANHRPDTMFMGNFLLKKIPNLEKCIIAVNPFEKVQDSSSISGLKTTLKVLRDGSPVAIFPAGEVSSYKFRKNQITDREWHPVVGKIISKANVPILPVYFHGNNGIFFSLLKFIHPSLQTAKLISELFNKNGHQLKISIGKPIHLKEINCKDCNTSLLKHLRKGLYALKK; this is encoded by the coding sequence ATGACAGTCATTTCTAAAGAGAATTTTTCAAAGGCAACAGGCATCTGTAATATTCCAATCCCTGGTCTTGCTTCCTTTTTAATGAGGTTCTTGAAGATTAACGACTTCAATGTAATGATTGGAGATGCGAATACCTTAGAAGGAGAAAAATTTGCCAATCATATTCTGAATGTTCTGGGTGTCACTATTCAGATTAGTGATGAGGATTTAGCCAACATTCCAAAAGAAGGTGCATTTATTGCGATTGCAAACCACCCCTACGGTGCTATAGAATCATTGGCATTATTAAGCACTCTTGCCAATCACCGACCTGATACGATGTTTATGGGGAATTTTCTGTTAAAGAAAATCCCAAATCTTGAGAAATGCATTATCGCGGTAAATCCATTCGAAAAAGTTCAGGATTCATCAAGTATTAGCGGATTAAAAACAACTTTAAAAGTTTTAAGAGATGGTAGTCCTGTTGCTATTTTTCCAGCAGGCGAAGTTTCCTCTTATAAATTCAGAAAAAATCAGATTACCGACCGCGAATGGCATCCCGTGGTTGGAAAAATCATCTCCAAAGCCAACGTACCGATACTACCAGTGTATTTTCACGGCAATAATGGCATATTTTTTAGCCTACTGAAATTTATACACCCTTCGTTACAAACAGCAAAGCTGATTTCAGAGTTATTCAACAAAAATGGTCACCAGTTAAAAATCAGTATCGGCAAACCAATTCATTTGAAAGAAATAAACTGTAAGGATTGTAATACCTCGCTTTTAAAACATTTAAGAAAGGGACTTTACGCCTTAAAAAAGTAA
- a CDS encoding hypothetical protein (product_source=Hypo-rule applied; superfamily=54001), protein MMNAIISKGQNYSFDFYDGTFNFNIDSSVVFPIPKTATASAVSNFYSRISSGQYATLISSLEKYQKKYHLNDWIYYQLIRKTAEQISPKADNYFGYTLYKWFLLGKCGYDARLAIGNDQVIFYVRNEEDISDIPFFMIDDKKFMCLNYHDYGKLFKQADAYKPVKILIPEAKNPFSYKVTRMPDFKPESYQEKDIEFSYRQKIHHFKLKVNEDVQTIFKNYPVVDFESYFNIPLSRETYSSLIPTLKENLKGMDQKKGVDYLMRFTRYGFLYEDDGENFGKEKRFSPEQTLLSTYSDCDDRAALFFYLVKEIYNLPMIALLYPKHLTIAVQFDKPVGEPITYKGKKYSYCEPTPQAQNLKIGQLSSNFKNSKYEVVYAYEPKK, encoded by the coding sequence ATGATGAATGCCATCATCTCGAAGGGACAGAATTATTCTTTTGATTTTTATGATGGGACTTTCAACTTCAATATAGATTCTTCAGTCGTTTTTCCAATACCAAAAACAGCAACTGCATCAGCCGTTTCAAACTTTTACAGCCGCATCTCTTCTGGCCAATACGCAACTCTTATCTCGTCTTTAGAAAAATACCAGAAAAAATATCATTTAAACGACTGGATTTATTATCAACTGATCCGAAAAACAGCCGAACAGATTAGTCCGAAAGCAGATAATTATTTCGGTTATACTTTATACAAATGGTTTTTACTGGGTAAATGCGGCTACGATGCAAGGTTGGCTATAGGCAATGATCAGGTTATCTTTTATGTAAGAAATGAAGAGGATATCAGCGATATTCCGTTTTTTATGATTGACGATAAAAAGTTTATGTGCCTGAATTACCACGACTATGGCAAACTGTTTAAACAGGCCGATGCTTATAAACCCGTTAAAATTTTAATTCCTGAGGCTAAAAACCCTTTCTCTTATAAGGTTACACGAATGCCCGATTTTAAACCAGAAAGTTATCAGGAAAAAGATATCGAATTTAGCTATCGTCAAAAAATCCATCATTTTAAGCTAAAAGTTAATGAAGATGTACAAACCATTTTCAAAAACTATCCTGTAGTCGATTTTGAGAGTTATTTTAATATTCCTTTGAGCCGGGAAACCTACAGCTCTCTTATTCCCACCCTGAAAGAAAACCTAAAAGGCATGGATCAGAAAAAAGGTGTCGATTACCTGATGAGATTTACCCGTTATGGTTTTTTATATGAAGATGACGGTGAAAATTTTGGCAAAGAAAAACGTTTCTCGCCTGAACAAACATTATTAAGTACCTACAGTGATTGCGATGACCGCGCCGCACTATTTTTCTATTTGGTAAAGGAAATATATAACCTGCCGATGATTGCCCTGCTATACCCTAAACATTTAACTATTGCTGTTCAGTTTGACAAACCAGTTGGCGAACCGATTACTTACAAAGGCAAAAAGTATTCGTACTGCGAGCCTACACCCCAGGCTCAGAATCTAAAAATCGGACAACTTTCATCAAATTTCAAGAACAGTAAATATGAAGTGGTTTATGCATATGAGCCTAAGAAATAA